One Vigna unguiculata cultivar IT97K-499-35 chromosome 7, ASM411807v1, whole genome shotgun sequence genomic region harbors:
- the LOC114189925 gene encoding uncharacterized protein LOC114189925, with protein sequence MPQVDLDTLVSACSGGCSDQKIACADNDHPDFPPESFWLSGDAEYDWWDRNAVYQRNESTKGNSISSTNLNPSSNNNSQRFSKNLKSKATIIGLPKPQKTSFADAKCRRNHRPANARLFPKRSASVGGKSENSLVEPSSPKVSCIGRVRSKRDRNRTLRTRQRSVSSTATATTSVAAVTITRQKSKRSQRKKAGFFASVRAIFQTGRRGKPVQKPDLQPGDSSSKKKRSYGKKTKGSTGGSTGSRNDELFEESFSSAPRGLGSVNRFVSGRRSESWLVGESEIHVSH encoded by the coding sequence ATGCCACAGGTGGATTTGGACACGTTGGTTTCCGCCTGCAGCGGCGGTTGCTCTGACCAGAAAATCGCCTGTGCCGACAACGACCATCCGGACTTCCCGCCGGAGTCCTTCTGGCTCTCCGGTGACGCCGAGTACGACTGGTGGGACCGCAACGCCGTTTACCAGAGGAACGAATCCACTAAAGGAAACTCAATTTCCTCCACGAACCTCAACCCTAGCTCCAACAACAACTCGCAGCGATTCTCCAAGAATCTGAAATCCAAAGCCACAATTATCGGTTTGCCGAAGCCGCAGAAAACCTCCTTCGCCGACGCAAAGTGCCGTCGCAATCACCGACCTGCAAACGCCAGGCTCTTCCCGAAGCGGAGCGCGTCTGTCGGCGGAAAATCGGAAAACTCCCTCGTCGAACCCTCGTCGCCGAAGGTGTCCTGCATAGGGAGAGTGCGATCCAAGCGCGACCGGAATCGGACACTTAGAACGCGCCAGAGATCAGTCTCCTCCACCGCCACCGCCACTACCTCCGTTGCCGCCGTTACCATCACGCGGCAAAAATCGAAGCGGAGCCAGAGGAAGAAAGCTGGATTCTTCGCAAGCGTTCGTGCTATATTCCAAACTGGTCGCAGGGGAAAACCAGTTCAGAAACCGGACCTTCAGCCAGGGGATTCGTCTTCGAAGAAGAAAAGGAGCTATGGCAAGAAAACGAAGGGAAGCACTGGTGGCAGCACGGGGAGCCGCAACGACGAGTTGTTTGAAGAATCGTTCTCGAGTGCGCCTCGCGGTTTGGGTTCCGTGAACCGGTTCGTGTCGGGGAGAAGGTCGGAGTCGTGGTTAGTTGGTGAGTCCGAAATCCACGTGTCTCATTAG